In Pseudomonas sp. GCEP-101, one DNA window encodes the following:
- a CDS encoding ABC transporter ATP-binding protein, with amino-acid sequence MSSALSIRQLTKTYGNGFQALKGIDLDVAEGDFFALLGPNGAGKSTTIGILSTLVNKTSGTVNVFGHDLDKDPYGLKRCLGVVPQEFNFNQFEKVFDIVVTQAGYYGIPMSVAKGRAEKYLTQLGLWDKRNSASRELSGGMKRRLMIARALVHEPRLLILDEPTAGVDIELRRSMWNFLTELNGEGISIILTTHYLEEAEQLCRNIAIIDHGTIVENTSMRKLLSKLHVETFYLDLQGTLSEAPKLDGYPVRLVDDHTLEVQVDKSLGINGLFVQLNALGHQVLSLRNKSNRLEELFVSLVEKNLSKVAV; translated from the coding sequence ATGAGTTCCGCGCTGTCCATCCGTCAATTGACGAAGACCTACGGCAACGGCTTCCAGGCCCTCAAGGGCATCGATCTGGACGTCGCCGAGGGCGATTTCTTTGCCTTGCTGGGCCCCAACGGCGCCGGCAAATCCACCACCATCGGCATCCTCTCCACCCTGGTGAACAAGACCAGCGGCACGGTCAACGTGTTCGGCCATGACCTGGACAAGGACCCGTACGGCCTCAAGCGCTGCCTGGGCGTCGTGCCCCAGGAATTCAACTTCAACCAATTCGAGAAGGTGTTCGACATCGTCGTCACCCAGGCCGGCTACTATGGCATTCCCATGAGCGTGGCCAAGGGCCGCGCCGAGAAGTACCTCACCCAGCTGGGCCTGTGGGACAAGCGCAACTCCGCCTCCCGCGAGCTCTCCGGCGGCATGAAGCGCCGCCTGATGATTGCCCGCGCGCTGGTGCACGAGCCACGCCTCTTGATCCTCGACGAACCCACCGCCGGGGTGGACATCGAGTTGCGCCGCTCGATGTGGAACTTCCTCACCGAACTCAACGGCGAAGGCATCAGCATCATCCTCACCACGCACTACCTGGAGGAGGCCGAGCAGCTGTGCCGCAACATCGCGATCATCGACCACGGCACCATCGTGGAGAACACCAGCATGCGCAAGCTGCTGAGCAAGCTGCACGTGGAGACCTTCTACCTCGACCTGCAGGGCACCCTGAGCGAGGCGCCGAAGCTGGACGGCTACCCCGTGCGGCTGGTGGATGACCACACCCTGGAAGTGCAGGTGGACAAGTCGCTGGGCATCAATGGCCTGTTCGTCCAGCTCAACGCCCTGGGCCACCAGGTGCTGAGCCTGCGCAACAAGAGCAATCGGCTGGAGGAGCTGTTCGTGTCGCTGGTGGAGAAGAATCTGTCGAAGGTGGCGGTATGA
- a CDS encoding glutathione S-transferase has translation MLKIWGRKNSSNVRKALWCAEEAGLAYERIDAGGAFGVVNDAPYRALNPNGVVPTLEDEGFVLWESNTIVRYLAARYAPQLYPQDLQQRASAEKWMDWTTSSLATPFRTVFWGTVRTPPEQRDVAAIQAAIDTCADLLAIPEATLAQQPYLTGAQFGIGDIPLGCFIYAWFEMPIERPAQPHLAAWYERLKARPAYRDAVMTALT, from the coding sequence ATGCTCAAGATCTGGGGCCGGAAGAATTCCTCCAATGTGCGCAAGGCGCTCTGGTGCGCGGAAGAGGCGGGCCTGGCCTACGAGCGGATCGACGCCGGCGGCGCCTTCGGCGTCGTCAACGACGCGCCCTACCGCGCGCTGAACCCCAACGGCGTGGTGCCGACCCTGGAGGACGAGGGCTTCGTCCTCTGGGAGTCCAACACCATCGTCCGCTACCTCGCCGCGCGCTACGCGCCGCAGCTCTACCCGCAGGACCTGCAGCAACGCGCCAGCGCCGAGAAATGGATGGACTGGACCACCTCGTCCCTGGCGACGCCGTTCCGTACCGTATTCTGGGGAACCGTGCGCACGCCGCCGGAGCAGCGCGACGTGGCGGCCATCCAGGCGGCCATCGACACCTGCGCCGACCTGCTGGCCATTCCCGAAGCGACCCTGGCGCAGCAGCCCTACCTCACCGGCGCACAATTCGGCATCGGCGACATTCCGCTGGGCTGCTTCATCTATGCTTGGTTCGAAATGCCCATCGAGCGCCCGGCGCAGCCGCACCTGGCGGCCTGGTACGAACGCCTGAAGGCGCGCCCGGCCTACCGTGACGCGGTGATGACCGCACTGACCTGA
- a CDS encoding transglutaminase-like domain-containing protein, with the protein MQQYLTPSRFVDSDHPGVIEFALNHRDNGATPLQQAVALYYAVRDTVRYNPYVFSRDPQTLKASYALQAGQSYCVPKATLLAACARHCGIPARIGLADVKNHLATPRLLELLRSEVFAMHGYTELFLEGRWVKATPAFDLGLCEAFGVLPLEFDGRTDSVFHPFNRDGERHMEYLRDHGQFADVPEAFFFGYLKQCYPHLFTGDDALPAGDLRSEAAQA; encoded by the coding sequence ATGCAGCAATACCTCACGCCCAGCCGCTTCGTGGATAGTGACCACCCCGGGGTAATCGAGTTCGCTCTAAATCACCGCGACAACGGCGCCACGCCGCTGCAGCAGGCGGTGGCGCTGTATTACGCGGTGCGCGACACGGTGCGCTACAACCCCTACGTGTTCAGCCGCGACCCGCAGACGCTCAAGGCCAGCTACGCGCTGCAGGCCGGGCAATCCTACTGCGTGCCCAAGGCCACGCTGCTGGCGGCGTGTGCACGGCACTGCGGCATCCCCGCGCGCATCGGCCTGGCCGATGTGAAGAACCACCTGGCCACGCCGCGCCTGCTGGAGCTGCTGCGCAGCGAGGTGTTCGCCATGCACGGCTACACCGAGCTGTTCCTCGAAGGGCGCTGGGTCAAGGCCACGCCGGCCTTCGACCTGGGCCTGTGCGAGGCCTTCGGCGTACTGCCGCTGGAGTTCGACGGGCGCACCGACAGCGTCTTCCACCCGTTCAACCGCGACGGCGAGCGGCACATGGAGTACCTGCGCGACCACGGCCAGTTCGCCGACGTGCCCGAGGCGTTCTTCTTCGGCTACCTCAAGCAGTGCTACCCGCACCTGTTCACCGGCGACGACGCGCTGCCCGCGGGTGACCTGCGCAGCGAAGCGGCCCAGGCGTGA
- a CDS encoding acyl-CoA dehydrogenase gives MLLVWLLVLILGVAWLAHRRAAPLKALGIVAVYLVLMSLFSHAHGWMVLLWLLWAVVAVTLLATDLRRSLFTSRLFAWFKKTLPPMSETEREAIEAGTVWWDGQLFSGRPDWHTLLAYPRAQLTEEEQAFVDGPTEQLCAMINDYQVGKDMDLPPEAWAYIKSQGFFGLIIPKEYGGKGFSAFAHSQVVMKLATRSGDLASTVMVPNSLGPAELLLHYGTDAQRQRYLPRLATGEEIPCFALTSPQAGSDAGGMTDVGVVCKGQWEGEEVIGLRLTWEKRYITLGPVATLLGLAFKCHDPDHLLGEQEDLGITLALIPTNTPGVQIGRRHVPLGAAFMNGPNSGQDVFVPLDYIIGGQEMIGKGWMMLMNCLSVGRSISLPAVGTSAAKAGSYVSGRYAQVREQFNVPLSAFEGIQEALARLGGNAWMMDSARILTANAVDLGEKPSVLSAILKYHLTERGRECIAHAMDIHGGKGIIMGPNNYLGRSWQAAPIFITVEGANILSRNLMIFGQGAIRCHPYVLKEMELARREDQDQAEREFDELLLSHIGFAVSNAASSLLLGLGLGSFDQVPGDRISRPYFRALNRLAASFALLADFSMMLLGGELKRRERLSARLGDALSHLYLASAALKRYHDLDNPDYLHPLLHWAMEENLEKAEAALADLIDNFPNRAFACLLRVLVLPLGRRHRGPSDALDAEIAHILGRPLSDPALQAILAGAHLPTGEDDPVAKLTFAYDQLAAAAPLQKKLHKALKEHGVHPKPGQSPIDAALEAGVLEAAEAQTLHAAERARRAVIDVDDFSKEELAGKAE, from the coding sequence ATGCTGCTCGTCTGGTTACTGGTTCTGATCCTCGGCGTCGCCTGGCTCGCGCATCGCCGCGCCGCGCCTCTGAAAGCACTCGGCATCGTCGCCGTTTACCTGGTTCTGATGAGCCTGTTCAGCCATGCCCATGGCTGGATGGTGCTGTTGTGGCTGCTGTGGGCCGTGGTCGCGGTAACCCTGCTCGCCACCGACCTGCGCCGCAGCCTGTTCACCTCGCGGCTGTTCGCCTGGTTCAAGAAGACCCTGCCGCCGATGTCCGAGACCGAACGCGAGGCCATCGAGGCCGGCACCGTGTGGTGGGACGGCCAGCTGTTCAGCGGCCGTCCGGACTGGCACACCCTGCTGGCCTACCCCCGCGCACAGCTGACCGAGGAGGAACAGGCCTTCGTCGATGGCCCCACCGAACAGCTCTGCGCGATGATCAATGACTATCAGGTCGGCAAGGACATGGACCTGCCGCCCGAAGCCTGGGCCTACATCAAGAGCCAGGGCTTCTTCGGCCTGATCATTCCCAAGGAATACGGCGGCAAGGGCTTCTCCGCCTTCGCCCACTCCCAGGTGGTGATGAAGCTGGCCACCCGCAGCGGCGACCTCGCCTCCACCGTGATGGTGCCCAACTCCCTCGGCCCGGCCGAGCTGCTGCTGCACTACGGCACCGATGCCCAGCGCCAGCGCTACCTGCCGCGCCTGGCGACCGGCGAGGAGATTCCCTGCTTCGCCCTGACCAGCCCGCAGGCCGGTTCCGATGCCGGCGGCATGACCGACGTCGGGGTGGTCTGCAAGGGCCAGTGGGAAGGCGAGGAAGTCATCGGCCTGCGCCTGACCTGGGAGAAGCGCTACATCACCCTGGGCCCGGTGGCCACCCTCCTCGGCCTGGCCTTCAAGTGCCATGACCCGGACCACCTGCTGGGCGAGCAGGAGGACCTGGGCATCACCCTGGCGCTGATTCCCACCAACACCCCCGGCGTGCAGATCGGCCGCCGCCACGTGCCGCTGGGCGCTGCCTTCATGAACGGCCCGAACTCCGGCCAGGACGTGTTCGTGCCGCTGGACTACATCATCGGCGGCCAGGAGATGATCGGCAAAGGCTGGATGATGCTGATGAACTGCCTGTCGGTGGGCCGCTCCATCTCCCTGCCGGCGGTGGGCACCAGCGCCGCCAAGGCGGGCAGCTACGTCAGCGGCCGCTACGCCCAGGTACGCGAGCAGTTCAACGTGCCGCTGTCGGCCTTCGAAGGCATCCAGGAAGCCCTCGCCCGTCTCGGCGGCAACGCCTGGATGATGGACAGCGCGCGCATCCTCACCGCCAACGCGGTGGACCTGGGCGAGAAGCCGTCGGTGCTCTCGGCGATCCTCAAGTACCACCTCACCGAACGCGGCCGCGAGTGCATCGCCCACGCCATGGACATCCACGGCGGCAAGGGCATCATCATGGGCCCGAACAACTACCTGGGCCGCTCCTGGCAGGCCGCGCCGATCTTCATCACCGTCGAGGGCGCCAACATCCTCTCGCGCAACCTGATGATCTTCGGTCAGGGCGCCATCCGCTGCCATCCGTACGTGCTCAAGGAGATGGAACTGGCCCGCCGCGAGGACCAGGACCAGGCCGAACGCGAGTTCGACGAACTGCTGCTGAGCCACATCGGCTTCGCCGTCAGCAACGCCGCCAGCAGCCTGCTGCTGGGCCTGGGTTTGGGCAGCTTCGACCAGGTGCCGGGCGACCGCATCAGCCGCCCCTATTTCCGCGCTCTGAACCGCCTCGCTGCGTCCTTCGCGCTGCTCGCCGACTTCAGCATGATGCTGCTCGGCGGCGAGCTGAAGCGCCGCGAACGCCTGTCCGCGCGCCTGGGCGATGCGCTGAGCCACCTCTACCTCGCCTCGGCCGCGCTCAAGCGCTACCACGACCTGGACAACCCGGACTACCTGCACCCGCTGCTGCACTGGGCCATGGAGGAAAACCTGGAGAAGGCCGAAGCCGCGCTGGCCGACCTGATCGACAACTTCCCCAACCGCGCCTTCGCCTGCCTGCTGCGCGTGCTGGTGCTGCCCCTGGGCCGTCGCCACCGCGGCCCGAGCGACGCGCTGGACGCCGAGATCGCCCACATCCTCGGCCGCCCGCTCAGCGACCCGGCGCTTCAGGCCATCCTCGCCGGCGCACACCTGCCCACCGGCGAGGACGATCCAGTGGCCAAGCTCACCTTTGCCTACGACCAGCTGGCGGCAGCCGCCCCCCTGCAGAAGAAACTGCACAAGGCGCTCAAGGAGCACGGCGTGCATCCCAAGCCGGGGCAGTCGCCCATCGATGCCGCCCTCGAGGCGGGCGTGCTGGAAGCGGCGGAAGCGCAAACCCTGCATGCCGCCGAACGCGCACGCCGCGCGGTGATCGACGTGGACGACTTCTCCAAGGAAGAACTTGCCGGCAAGGCCGAGTGA
- a CDS encoding PA2816 family glutamine-rich protein — MRRVLLFLLALLAGSAQADPWLYPSRPRPAPAPSPVIDPIQQQEDSLRRQQQLRQNQLDSQRLNYEDQRLQRQQQDLQRQQDNQQRWNAQRRQSDQMIQRQKTELQQQQLQQQQRLLDQQRQQIDNQRRQIQMRPIR; from the coding sequence ATGCGTCGAGTCCTTCTCTTCCTGCTCGCCCTGCTGGCCGGCAGCGCGCAAGCCGACCCCTGGCTCTACCCCAGCCGGCCGCGCCCGGCGCCGGCACCCAGCCCGGTCATCGACCCGATCCAGCAACAGGAGGACAGCCTGCGCCGCCAGCAGCAGTTGCGGCAGAACCAGCTGGACAGCCAGCGTCTGAACTACGAGGACCAGCGCCTGCAACGGCAGCAGCAGGACCTGCAGCGCCAGCAGGACAACCAGCAGCGCTGGAACGCACAGCGCCGCCAGAGCGACCAGATGATCCAGCGGCAGAAGACCGAGCTGCAGCAACAGCAGCTGCAACAACAGCAGCGCCTGCTCGACCAGCAGCGCCAGCAGATCGACAACCAGCGCCGGCAGATCCAGATGCGCCCGATCCGCTGA
- a CDS encoding PA2817 family protein, which produces MASAYLDHHIALLNHLRMILGALGEAEQVPEDNHGLFLERFDELLVELPRDPEGAQYLGQDLISQIFHRYPQIAHLIPRDLLWFFGGDCLHYMPDEELQMYQQLDERRFEAEENGEAFDWNREKQLLALPDDTPKH; this is translated from the coding sequence ATGGCCAGCGCCTATCTCGACCACCACATCGCCCTGCTCAACCACCTGCGCATGATCCTTGGCGCCCTGGGCGAAGCCGAGCAGGTTCCCGAGGACAACCACGGCCTGTTCCTCGAACGTTTCGACGAGCTGCTGGTGGAACTGCCCCGCGACCCGGAAGGCGCGCAGTACCTGGGCCAGGACCTGATCAGCCAGATCTTCCACCGCTACCCGCAGATCGCCCACCTGATCCCGCGTGACCTGCTGTGGTTCTTCGGTGGCGACTGCCTGCACTACATGCCCGACGAGGAGCTGCAGATGTACCAGCAACTCGACGAACGCCGCTTCGAGGCCGAGGAAAATGGCGAGGCCTTCGACTGGAACCGCGAAAAGCAGCTGCTCGCCCTGCCGGACGACACGCCCAAGCACTAA